The bacterium region CTTATATCATTGGACAGCGCAGATTGTATAGTAGTTGCGGCCCAGGGCGAGGTAGCCCTACTGGGTGTCAGCAATCTTGTAATTGTAAAAACGCACGATACGGTACTCGTATGTGCAAAAGAGAGAGCGGCTGACATCAAGAAGCTTCTTGAACGGCATGCTCCTCGAAAACCCTAGGAGGTGCATAAATGAAACGTTTGATTGCACTGGCTCTGGTATTTGTTGCAGTCCTTGCATGCACACCGAGAAAGACCACAAAAGTGGTCTCGCCCGGAAGCGATTATTCGCTATATGATATGGAAAAACAGGGCACTACGACGACAACAATAACGCCTTCCGGAAACAAGGTTCCCGGATACAGGGTACAGCTTTTTGCCTCAAGCACCAACGACGGCGCCGAGAAGATAGCCAGTGAA contains the following coding sequences:
- a CDS encoding SPOR domain-containing protein, with the protein product MKRLIALALVFVAVLACTPRKTTKVVSPGSDYSLYDMEKQGTTTTTITPSGNKVPGYRVQLFASSTNDGAEKIASEARFKFTEQVYVEYDPPYYKVRVGDYKNRSDAEILREKAKNLGYLDAWIVQTEVNAQ